ATGTGCTCGCTTGACTTTTGGGGGATTTTCTCCTACCTTAATTGGATTAGTGGTAAACTGTCAAACATGTTGTTTTTGTTGAGTTAAATTTCCCTTGAGTGTCACACGAAAAGAAATAGAATCGCTGGCCAAACTGGCGCGGTTGAGGCTTTCGGAGTCCGACATTGAAGGACTCTACAAAGACCTCAATTCGATTTTGGATTATTTCGACCAGCTCAAGGCTGTAGATGTGACTGGAATTGAGCCGATGGTGCATGCCGTGCAGGGGGATAATTTGCTCGAAGATGACGTTCCGCATGAGTCGCTTCCGCATGAAGTTGTGTTGCGGGATGCGCCTGACAGGACCAAGGAATATTTCCGGTTGCCGCGAGTCTTAAACGGATGAGCCGTGTTCTGGCGGTGATTCCGGCGCGCTTCGGAGCCACCCGTTTTCCCGGTAAGCCTCTGGCGATGCTTTGGGGCAAACCTATGGTGCAGCATGTCTGGGAAAAATGCCGCGCCGCAAATAGTCTTGACGGCGTGGTCGTGGCGACTGACGACGACCGGATATTGAAAGCCTGCGCAGGTTTTGGAGCAGATGCCGTGATGACAGATCCTGCGCTGCCCTCTGGCACGGACAGAGTCGCCGCCGCCGCGCGAGATTACGCTGACTTTGAATTCGTCTTGAACGTTCAAGGCGACGAACCGATGATGGAACCCGAAGTCATCGGCGCAGTCGCTGATCTGATGCGCCGCCACGGTGTCGAGATCGGTACTGCCGTTGTCCCGACTCGAGCGAACACGG
This region of Calditrichota bacterium genomic DNA includes:
- the gatC gene encoding Asp-tRNA(Asn)/Glu-tRNA(Gln) amidotransferase subunit GatC, whose translation is MSVTRKEIESLAKLARLRLSESDIEGLYKDLNSILDYFDQLKAVDVTGIEPMVHAVQGDNLLEDDVPHESLPHEVVLRDAPDRTKEYFRLPRVLNG
- the kdsB gene encoding 3-deoxy-manno-octulosonate cytidylyltransferase; its protein translation is MSRVLAVIPARFGATRFPGKPLAMLWGKPMVQHVWEKCRAANSLDGVVVATDDDRILKACAGFGADAVMTDPALPSGTDRVAAAARDYADFEFVLNVQGDEPMMEPEVIGAVADLMRRHGVEIGTAVVPTRANTELERPHVVKAVVAHDGRALYFSRSVIPFTRNQPDGLIHNRHLGIYGFRSDVLKELVKLPPSPLEKVESLEQLRWLEAGYSIHTVAVQSDSSGIDTPEDLQNLSLRNY